The proteins below are encoded in one region of Amycolatopsis magusensis:
- a CDS encoding CitMHS family transporter, translating to MLAVAGFLTIAVFLAGVLSRRVSVLLALTVIPILAALAVGAAPRLGELIGKGLTTVAPVAIMITFAVLYFCLMIEAGLFDPAVTRILRWAKGDPLKITVGTAVLTLLVALDGDGASTFLITVSAMLPLYRRLGMRPLVLAGVVCLGAGVMNMVPWGGPTARAMAAMDRDSGELFLPLLPAMIGGVLWVLFAAYLIGRAERKRLGVIALEPPAEATAERTRADRVRFWLNVVLTLALVAALLAQLAKLEILFVVAFVLGLLVNRPKWPQQQELFEKHGHNVVLVTTMIFAAGVFTGVLSGTGMIDAMARALVGVVPDWAAGALPPLTALTGMPLSLVFTPDAYYFGVLPVLAETSAALGGDPAEVARAALLGQMTTGFPLSPLTASTFILVGMTGVDLGAHQRFIFKWAFGTTLVMTAVALLTGAISV from the coding sequence ATGCTGGCAGTGGCGGGTTTCCTGACCATCGCGGTCTTCCTGGCCGGGGTGCTCTCGCGGCGGGTCTCGGTGCTGCTCGCGCTCACCGTGATCCCGATACTGGCCGCGCTCGCCGTCGGCGCGGCACCCCGGCTGGGCGAGCTGATCGGCAAGGGCCTGACCACGGTCGCGCCGGTGGCCATCATGATCACCTTCGCGGTGCTGTACTTCTGCCTGATGATCGAGGCCGGGCTGTTCGACCCGGCGGTCACCCGGATCCTGCGCTGGGCCAAGGGCGACCCGCTCAAGATCACCGTCGGCACTGCGGTGCTCACCCTGCTGGTCGCGCTCGACGGCGACGGCGCCTCCACCTTCCTGATCACCGTCTCGGCGATGCTGCCGCTCTACCGCAGGCTCGGCATGCGCCCGCTGGTGCTGGCCGGGGTGGTCTGCCTGGGCGCGGGCGTGATGAACATGGTGCCGTGGGGCGGCCCGACCGCGCGGGCCATGGCGGCGATGGACCGCGACAGCGGCGAGCTGTTCCTGCCGCTGCTGCCCGCGATGATCGGCGGGGTGCTGTGGGTGCTCTTCGCCGCCTACCTGATCGGCCGCGCCGAGCGGAAACGCCTCGGCGTGATCGCGCTCGAACCGCCCGCCGAAGCCACGGCCGAGCGCACGCGCGCCGACCGCGTTCGCTTCTGGCTCAACGTGGTCCTCACGCTCGCGCTGGTGGCCGCCCTGCTCGCGCAGCTGGCGAAGCTGGAGATCCTCTTCGTCGTGGCGTTCGTGCTGGGCCTGCTGGTCAACCGGCCGAAGTGGCCGCAGCAGCAGGAACTGTTCGAAAAGCACGGGCACAACGTGGTGCTGGTGACCACGATGATCTTCGCCGCCGGGGTGTTCACCGGGGTGCTCTCGGGCACCGGCATGATCGACGCGATGGCCCGCGCGCTGGTCGGTGTGGTCCCGGACTGGGCGGCGGGCGCGCTGCCGCCGCTCACCGCGCTCACCGGCATGCCGCTGAGCCTGGTGTTCACCCCGGACGCCTACTACTTCGGCGTGCTGCCGGTGCTCGCCGAGACCAGCGCGGCGCTGGGCGGTGACCCGGCCGAGGTGGCCAGGGCCGCCCTGCTCGGCCAGATGACCACCGGCTTCCCGCTGAGCCCGCTGACCGCGTCCACCTTCATCCTGGTCGGCATGACCGGGGTGGACCTCGGCGCGCACCAGCGGTTCATCTTCAAGTGGGCCTTCGGCACCACGCTGGTGATGACCGCCGTCGCGCTGCTCACCGGCGCGATCTCCGTCTGA
- a CDS encoding LysR family transcriptional regulator, producing the protein MRMDLTVPQLRAVVEVADAGGFTSAAQRLHLAQSSLSRAIGEVERRVGVALFERTTRRLELTPEGAEFVRIARGVLDAFDAGMRHFAGFLEGSAGHVRVATLPSLAAILLPPVVAAYGRAHAAVELSIEDALSGEVLDRVRAGAVDLAVTVVTEPLPDLEVRELAADRFCCIFPPEHAFSGSPALTWSSLAGEPFIAFGAVSSIRRLVDRALDADSVRTGRRIEARNIAAVAGLVAAGLGVSVVPGLVLPLVSFAGLAHSPLPAVERTIAVVRDPARPLAPAVRAFLDALFTDRAELPPESQWLPR; encoded by the coding sequence ATGCGCATGGATCTGACGGTTCCGCAACTGCGGGCGGTGGTCGAAGTGGCCGACGCGGGCGGGTTCACCAGCGCTGCCCAGCGGCTGCACCTGGCGCAGTCCTCGCTCAGCCGGGCGATCGGCGAGGTGGAGCGGCGCGTGGGCGTGGCCCTGTTCGAACGCACCACGCGACGGCTCGAACTGACCCCGGAGGGCGCCGAGTTCGTGCGCATCGCCCGCGGGGTGCTCGACGCGTTCGACGCCGGGATGCGGCACTTCGCCGGCTTCCTGGAGGGCTCCGCCGGACACGTGCGCGTGGCCACGCTGCCCTCGCTCGCCGCGATCCTGCTGCCACCGGTGGTCGCCGCCTACGGGCGGGCGCACGCGGCGGTGGAGCTGTCCATTGAGGACGCCCTGTCCGGTGAGGTGCTCGACCGGGTCCGCGCGGGTGCGGTCGATCTGGCGGTGACCGTGGTGACCGAGCCGCTGCCCGATCTGGAGGTGCGTGAACTGGCGGCGGACCGGTTCTGCTGCATCTTCCCGCCCGAGCACGCCTTCTCCGGAAGTCCGGCGCTGACTTGGTCTTCGCTGGCGGGTGAGCCGTTCATCGCCTTCGGGGCCGTGTCGAGCATCCGGCGCCTGGTGGATCGCGCGCTCGACGCCGATTCGGTGCGGACGGGCCGCCGGATCGAAGCGAGGAACATCGCCGCGGTGGCCGGTCTGGTCGCCGCCGGGCTCGGGGTGTCCGTGGTGCCGGGACTGGTGCTGCCCCTGGTTTCCTTCGCGGGCCTGGCACATTCGCCGTTGCCCGCGGTGGAACGGACCATCGCCGTGGTGCGCGATCCCGCGCGCCCGCTGGCTCCCGCCGTGCGGGCGTTCCTCGACGCGCTGTTCACCGACCGGGCCGAGTTGCCGCCGGAATCACAGTGGCTCCCACGGTGA
- a CDS encoding MFS transporter — protein sequence MPAVFCVMLGIFSLVTSEILPIGLLTPIAGDFGVSDGTAGLMMTLPGVLAAIAAPVVTTAAGRLDRRKLLCALVGLLAFADFLAAVAPSYAVMLVSRVLVGLVIGAFWSAGAGLAPRLVGPERVRTGTAVIFAAVPLGSVLGVPAGTFIGDLAGWRAAFVVLGVFTTVLFLAMLVCLPPLPARQVTSAPVLNALLRRGSVRVALLVTFLVVLAHFGTYTYVTPSLLEVTRLSPAAITLFLLAYGIAGITGNFLAGSTVDRRPRRTFAVVAGTLAATTALLPVLGGSPPGALVLLVVWGLAYGAVPVCSQTWFAKAAPEAPEAATVLFTASFQATIAAGAWLGGLVVDAYSPSAVLLLGGLVAAVALAGLRRPVKRPGLTPR from the coding sequence ATGCCCGCCGTCTTCTGCGTCATGCTCGGGATCTTTTCCCTTGTCACCAGCGAAATCCTGCCGATCGGCCTGCTCACCCCGATAGCCGGGGACTTCGGTGTCTCCGACGGCACGGCCGGGTTGATGATGACCCTGCCCGGGGTGCTGGCGGCGATCGCGGCACCCGTGGTCACCACCGCGGCCGGCCGCCTCGATCGGCGGAAGTTGTTGTGCGCCTTGGTCGGGCTGCTGGCGTTCGCCGATTTCCTCGCCGCCGTCGCGCCTTCGTACGCCGTCATGCTCGTTTCGCGGGTGCTGGTCGGACTGGTGATCGGCGCGTTCTGGTCGGCCGGTGCCGGGCTCGCGCCCCGCCTGGTCGGGCCGGAGCGGGTGCGCACCGGTACCGCGGTGATCTTCGCCGCGGTGCCGCTGGGTTCGGTGCTCGGCGTACCGGCGGGCACCTTCATCGGCGACCTCGCCGGCTGGCGAGCGGCGTTCGTCGTGCTCGGTGTGTTCACCACGGTCCTGTTCCTGGCCATGCTGGTCTGCCTGCCTCCGCTGCCCGCGCGGCAGGTGACCAGCGCGCCGGTGCTCAACGCCCTGCTGCGGCGGGGGAGCGTCCGCGTCGCGCTCCTGGTCACCTTCCTGGTCGTGCTCGCGCACTTCGGCACCTACACCTACGTGACCCCGTCCCTGCTGGAAGTCACCCGGCTCAGCCCGGCCGCGATCACTCTTTTCCTGCTGGCCTACGGGATCGCGGGCATCACCGGGAACTTCCTCGCCGGGTCCACTGTGGACCGCAGGCCGCGCCGCACCTTCGCGGTGGTCGCCGGAACGCTCGCCGCCACCACCGCGCTGCTCCCGGTGCTCGGCGGCAGCCCGCCCGGGGCGCTGGTGTTGCTCGTGGTGTGGGGGCTGGCTTACGGGGCGGTGCCGGTGTGCTCGCAGACCTGGTTCGCCAAGGCCGCGCCCGAGGCGCCCGAGGCGGCGACGGTGTTGTTCACCGCGTCGTTCCAGGCGACCATCGCGGCCGGGGCGTGGCTCGGCGGCCTGGTGGTGGACGCCTACTCGCCGTCGGCCGTGCTGCTGCTCGGCGGACTCGTCGCCGCGGTCGCGCTGGCCGGGCTCCGGCGCCCGGTGAAGCGACCGGGGCTGACGCCGAGGTGA
- a CDS encoding helix-turn-helix domain-containing protein gives MIRAWKPGVPGVSEVFHAHFVGHAYPPHTHDAWTVLIVDDGAVRFDLDLHHHGIGTPSVTVLPPHVPHDGRSATEAGFRKRVLYVDTSILGADLAGAAVDQPTFFDPALRHRLHQLHLVLARPGDELEAESRLALVRERLCTHLRRRAEPRPVPVHRLAGDLRDLLDEHTVDGLTLERAAEVLHAHPTHLVRSFTRAFGLPPHLYLTGRRVDLARRLLLAGQRPAEVATAAGFYDQAHLGRHFKRHLGVSPGRFTGRRSPASATAATSPPSSSTADGE, from the coding sequence ATGATCAGGGCCTGGAAACCCGGGGTGCCGGGGGTCTCCGAGGTCTTCCACGCGCACTTCGTCGGCCACGCCTACCCACCGCACACGCACGACGCCTGGACGGTGCTGATCGTCGACGACGGTGCCGTGCGGTTCGACCTGGACCTGCACCACCACGGCATCGGCACGCCGTCGGTGACCGTGCTGCCCCCGCACGTGCCGCACGACGGCCGCTCGGCCACCGAAGCCGGGTTCCGCAAGCGCGTGCTCTACGTCGACACGTCGATACTGGGGGCCGACCTGGCCGGGGCCGCGGTCGACCAGCCCACGTTCTTCGACCCGGCGCTGCGCCACCGCCTCCACCAGTTGCACCTGGTGCTGGCCCGGCCGGGTGACGAACTGGAGGCCGAGAGCAGGCTGGCGCTGGTCCGCGAACGGCTGTGCACGCACCTGCGGCGGCGGGCCGAACCGCGGCCCGTCCCGGTGCACCGACTGGCCGGTGACCTGCGGGACCTGCTCGACGAGCACACCGTCGACGGCCTCACCCTGGAACGCGCCGCGGAGGTGCTGCACGCGCACCCGACGCACCTGGTCCGCTCGTTCACCAGGGCGTTCGGGCTGCCACCGCACCTGTACCTGACCGGGCGGCGCGTCGACCTGGCGCGGCGGCTCCTGCTCGCCGGGCAGCGCCCCGCCGAGGTCGCCACCGCGGCCGGGTTCTACGACCAGGCGCACCTGGGCAGGCACTTCAAGCGTCACCTCGGCGTCAGCCCCGGTCGCTTCACCGGGCGCCGGAGCCCGGCCAGCGCGACCGCGGCGACGAGTCCGCCGAGCAGCAGCACGGCCGACGGCGAGTAG
- a CDS encoding DUF2000 domain-containing protein, with protein sequence MTARFDTKIAVLLREDLESWQRLNVTAFLSSAIAGADPALIGEPYADADGTEYLAMFRQPVLVFAGDADLLTTAHGRALSRGLRLAVFTEELFSTGNDADNRAAVRAVPAEKLNLVGLALHGPKNAVDKVLKGASLHR encoded by the coding sequence GTGACCGCCCGGTTCGACACGAAGATCGCCGTCCTGCTGCGCGAAGACCTGGAGTCGTGGCAGCGGCTCAACGTCACCGCCTTCCTGAGCAGCGCGATCGCCGGGGCCGACCCCGCACTGATCGGCGAGCCCTACGCCGACGCCGACGGCACCGAGTACCTGGCGATGTTCCGCCAGCCCGTGCTGGTCTTCGCCGGCGACGCCGACCTGCTGACCACCGCCCACGGCCGCGCGTTGTCCCGCGGGCTGCGCCTGGCCGTGTTCACCGAGGAGTTGTTCAGCACCGGCAACGACGCGGACAACCGCGCCGCGGTGCGGGCGGTGCCCGCCGAGAAGCTGAACCTCGTCGGCCTCGCGCTGCACGGGCCGAAGAACGCGGTGGACAAGGTGCTCAAGGGCGCGAGTCTGCATCGGTGA
- a CDS encoding response regulator, which translates to MDRRSAAERLFAGPGETRARLRRTDWAATPLGPVEDWPVELCSAVRTVLPSRIPMLLWWGPRLVQIFNDAYTPVLGDKYPEAIGQPGAECWAEVWDELGPLAQGVLDGAEATYTEKQFLLMRRHGYLEETYWTFSYSPVHAEDDSVVGVFVATTDVTSRVLSERRLETLRRLGTINLAGAEHPVTDACREAVRILADNRADLPVVAASLRGDGTEMAPAPTFRLESGAPAQLTEFPLTVTGWPEPVGELVVGISPYREFDDSYRGFLELVAARVSAILTDALAYETERHRASALADLDKAKTRFFQNVSHEFRTPLTLLIGPLEALLDQGSLPADQQHTMAAALRAARRLQRLVDTLLDVAKAEADQLQPQLEPVNPAQLTAECTAMFGSAAEDAGLDLRLDLGEGTSTVILLDQEMWAKVVLNLLSNALKFTHRGTIGVGLAVRDDELVLSVSDTGTGIPDTEQGRVFERFHQVEGTTGRTGEGAGIGLSLVSDLAAALGGAVSVDSTLGSGSTFEVTVPWRPVDAEAIPTVGAARGAEYADEARQWIPRPDEETDGTARPGEARVLLVEDNADMRKHILQLLRGQGWQVDAVAEVDTAIERIAAHRPHLVLSDVMLPGRDGVSLLRQLRSEPSTARLPVMLLTARAGADSTVDGLGHGADDYITKPFNPGELVARVRVNLELSWFREKLIAAGEREAADLRRALDTRSTVSEAVGLVMAAFRCDADAAFEKLVSFSQHRNIKVRDIAAEVVADFVAAIDEEARADGQVTDADSRP; encoded by the coding sequence ATGGACAGACGGTCAGCGGCGGAGCGGCTCTTCGCGGGTCCCGGTGAGACCCGCGCCCGGCTGCGCCGCACCGACTGGGCGGCGACCCCGCTCGGCCCGGTCGAGGACTGGCCCGTCGAGCTGTGCAGCGCGGTCCGCACCGTACTGCCTTCGCGGATCCCGATGCTGCTGTGGTGGGGGCCGCGGCTGGTGCAGATCTTCAACGACGCCTACACCCCGGTGCTCGGCGACAAGTACCCCGAGGCCATCGGCCAGCCCGGTGCCGAGTGCTGGGCCGAGGTCTGGGACGAACTCGGCCCGCTGGCGCAGGGCGTGCTCGACGGCGCCGAGGCCACCTACACCGAGAAGCAGTTCCTCCTCATGCGCCGGCACGGCTACCTCGAGGAGACCTACTGGACCTTCTCCTACAGCCCGGTCCACGCCGAGGACGATTCGGTGGTCGGCGTGTTCGTGGCGACCACCGACGTGACCAGCCGGGTGCTCAGCGAACGGCGGCTGGAGACGCTGCGCCGGCTCGGCACGATCAACCTGGCCGGTGCCGAGCACCCGGTGACCGACGCCTGCCGGGAAGCCGTGCGGATCCTCGCCGACAACCGGGCGGACCTGCCGGTGGTGGCGGCCTCCCTGCGCGGGGACGGCACCGAGATGGCCCCGGCGCCGACCTTCCGGCTCGAATCCGGCGCGCCCGCCCAGCTCACCGAGTTCCCGCTGACCGTGACCGGCTGGCCGGAGCCGGTCGGCGAGCTGGTGGTCGGGATCAGCCCGTACCGCGAGTTCGACGACTCCTACCGCGGCTTCCTCGAACTCGTCGCGGCACGGGTCTCGGCCATCCTCACCGACGCGCTGGCCTACGAGACCGAGCGCCACCGCGCGAGCGCGCTGGCCGACCTGGACAAGGCGAAGACCCGGTTCTTCCAGAACGTCAGCCACGAGTTCCGCACCCCGCTCACCCTGCTGATCGGCCCGCTGGAGGCCCTGCTCGACCAGGGCAGCCTGCCCGCCGACCAGCAGCACACGATGGCCGCCGCCCTGCGCGCGGCCCGGCGGCTGCAGCGGCTGGTCGACACCCTGCTCGACGTGGCCAAGGCCGAGGCCGACCAGCTCCAGCCCCAGCTCGAGCCGGTGAATCCGGCCCAGCTGACCGCCGAATGCACGGCCATGTTCGGCTCGGCCGCCGAGGACGCCGGGCTGGACCTGCGGCTCGACCTTGGCGAGGGAACGAGCACGGTGATCTTGCTGGACCAGGAGATGTGGGCCAAGGTCGTGCTCAACCTGCTGTCCAACGCGCTGAAGTTCACCCACCGGGGCACGATCGGCGTCGGCCTCGCGGTGCGAGACGACGAGCTGGTGCTCAGCGTGAGCGACACCGGCACCGGCATCCCCGACACCGAGCAGGGCCGCGTGTTCGAACGGTTCCACCAGGTCGAAGGCACCACCGGGCGGACCGGTGAGGGCGCGGGCATCGGGCTCTCGCTGGTCTCGGACCTGGCCGCGGCACTGGGTGGCGCGGTCAGCGTGGACAGCACCCTGGGCTCGGGCAGCACCTTCGAAGTCACCGTGCCGTGGCGGCCGGTCGACGCGGAAGCGATACCGACGGTGGGCGCGGCCCGGGGTGCGGAGTACGCCGACGAAGCCCGGCAGTGGATCCCCCGCCCGGACGAGGAAACGGACGGAACCGCCCGTCCCGGTGAAGCCCGCGTGCTGCTGGTCGAGGACAACGCCGACATGCGCAAGCACATCCTGCAGCTGCTGCGGGGTCAGGGCTGGCAGGTCGACGCGGTGGCCGAGGTGGACACCGCGATCGAGCGGATCGCCGCGCACCGGCCGCACCTGGTGCTCAGCGACGTGATGCTGCCCGGGCGCGACGGCGTCTCACTGCTGCGCCAGCTGCGGAGCGAGCCGTCCACCGCGCGGCTGCCGGTCATGCTGCTCACCGCCCGCGCCGGTGCCGACTCCACTGTGGACGGTCTGGGGCACGGGGCCGACGACTACATCACCAAGCCGTTCAACCCCGGCGAGCTGGTCGCCAGGGTCCGGGTCAACCTGGAACTGTCGTGGTTCCGCGAAAAACTGATCGCGGCCGGTGAACGCGAGGCCGCGGACCTGCGCCGGGCGCTGGACACGCGGAGCACGGTCAGCGAAGCCGTCGGGCTGGTGATGGCGGCGTTCCGGTGCGACGCGGACGCCGCCTTCGAAAAGCTGGTCAGCTTCTCGCAGCACCGCAACATCAAGGTGCGCGACATCGCCGCCGAAGTGGTCGCGGACTTCGTCGCGGCCATCGACGAGGAGGCCCGGGCCGACGGCCAGGTCACCGATGCAGACTCGCGCCCTTGA
- a CDS encoding alpha/beta fold hydrolase gives MPYARTPDEVKLYYEVHGQGERVLVLLAGQANNHHWWDTARPDFDPFFRTVTYDHRGVGRSDKPDDDSYSTRGFAEDVVAILDDLGVERADVYGTSMGGRVAQWLAAEHGGRVGRLVLGCTSPGLPHGLERDREVKRSLGQRDAAAARRALLELMYTPGWIATHPGPYHTLGDPDMPPHARRAHLLASAKHDSWDALPRITAPTLVVHGSEDVFNPTANAPLLAGRIPGARLHLIPGARHAYFDEFRDVAGPLVLDFLLDG, from the coding sequence ATGCCATACGCACGCACACCGGATGAAGTGAAGCTGTACTACGAGGTGCACGGCCAGGGTGAGCGCGTGCTGGTGCTGCTCGCCGGGCAGGCGAACAACCACCACTGGTGGGACACCGCCCGGCCGGACTTCGACCCGTTCTTCCGCACGGTGACCTACGACCACCGCGGGGTCGGGCGCAGCGACAAACCCGACGACGACTCGTACAGCACCCGCGGGTTCGCCGAGGACGTGGTGGCGATCCTCGACGACCTCGGGGTGGAGCGCGCCGACGTGTACGGGACCTCGATGGGCGGGCGGGTCGCGCAGTGGCTCGCCGCCGAACACGGTGGCCGGGTGGGCAGGCTGGTGCTCGGCTGCACCTCCCCCGGCCTGCCGCACGGGCTCGAGCGCGACCGCGAGGTCAAGCGGTCGCTCGGGCAGCGTGACGCCGCCGCGGCCCGCCGGGCGCTGCTGGAGCTGATGTACACGCCCGGCTGGATCGCCACGCACCCCGGGCCGTACCACACGCTGGGTGACCCGGACATGCCTCCGCACGCCCGCCGCGCGCACCTGCTCGCCAGCGCGAAGCACGACAGCTGGGACGCCCTGCCGCGGATCACCGCGCCGACGCTGGTGGTGCACGGCAGCGAGGACGTGTTCAACCCCACGGCCAACGCTCCCCTGCTCGCGGGCCGGATTCCCGGCGCGCGGCTGCACCTGATCCCCGGTGCCCGGCACGCCTACTTCGACGAGTTCCGCGACGTCGCGGGCCCGCTCGTACTCGATTTCCTGCTGGACGGGTAG
- a CDS encoding protein-tyrosine phosphatase family protein, whose product MSVTQLTGAIELPDGSWVRGRGLRRGAPEGDPPDHGLYLGTRVLRRSHGGHIAWAQEWISWPDFLLPLDREAAVTRIRALHALAKEGHRVEIACGGGVGRTGTVMACLARLAGVPAGEAVAWTREHYHPRAVETPWQHRWVARFPA is encoded by the coding sequence GTGAGTGTGACCCAGCTGACCGGCGCCATCGAACTGCCCGACGGTTCCTGGGTGCGCGGCCGCGGCCTGCGGCGTGGCGCACCCGAAGGTGACCCGCCCGACCACGGCCTGTACCTCGGGACACGCGTGCTGCGCCGCTCCCACGGCGGGCACATCGCCTGGGCGCAGGAGTGGATCAGCTGGCCGGACTTCCTGCTCCCGCTCGACCGCGAGGCCGCGGTGACCCGCATCCGCGCCCTGCACGCGCTGGCCAAAGAAGGCCACCGCGTGGAAATCGCCTGCGGCGGCGGTGTCGGCCGCACCGGCACCGTGATGGCCTGCCTCGCGCGCCTGGCCGGCGTCCCCGCGGGTGAAGCCGTCGCCTGGACGCGTGAGCACTACCACCCCCGTGCGGTCGAAACCCCTTGGCAGCACCGGTGGGTGGCCCGCTTCCCGGCTTAG
- a CDS encoding DUF1996 domain-containing protein, producing the protein MAQYKGRHRISKRTKLTTGAIGLVIAVGVVVLNASAGDPAPASADGADKSLFVDITTVTPNVKTPQPQRRASKGTFTVDCGRNENGHFNPDNFIAQPGVRNGAQHLHDYVGNLSTNADSNNRSLARAGTTCRNGDKSTYFWPVLRINDESGEEAPAENPPAEEQKAKRKQAQAADQQAKAAPRVDCPDVASQLPEEIPEPVQAKVETELGNLDGQLDAAEQKVQGGEDPAAVLEPLKEERAAAIDRMANAIDAEADKPQNLDELAPCAVKDQNNAGVANGDENSDNAQAEGTEQEAQQPQPEENDNNELEGNEGEIQRPETVDLTFRGSPVGKVTAMPRFLRILYGDAKVGTNGPKNARDSWTCSGFEDRVLMNKYPICPEGSKVMRLHDFPSCWDGRNIDSANHRDHIVFPDQNGRCARGFRAVPQLRITLTYDVPRAVQLAGQYAVDSFPEEEHNPLSDHDDFANVMSQRIMWRLVNCVNRGKTCQE; encoded by the coding sequence ATGGCCCAGTACAAGGGTAGACATCGCATTTCGAAGCGCACGAAACTGACCACCGGCGCGATCGGCCTGGTGATCGCGGTCGGCGTGGTGGTTCTCAACGCGAGCGCCGGTGACCCCGCACCGGCGAGCGCGGACGGCGCCGACAAGTCGCTGTTCGTCGACATCACCACGGTCACGCCGAACGTGAAGACACCCCAGCCGCAGCGAAGAGCCAGCAAAGGTACGTTCACGGTCGACTGTGGACGGAACGAGAACGGGCACTTCAACCCGGACAACTTCATCGCCCAGCCCGGCGTCCGCAACGGTGCCCAGCACCTGCACGACTACGTCGGCAACCTCTCCACCAACGCCGATTCCAACAACCGGAGCCTGGCGCGGGCGGGCACCACCTGCCGCAACGGCGACAAATCCACCTATTTCTGGCCGGTACTGCGCATCAACGACGAAAGCGGAGAAGAAGCGCCCGCGGAAAATCCGCCGGCTGAAGAACAGAAAGCGAAGCGCAAACAAGCGCAGGCCGCCGATCAGCAGGCCAAGGCCGCACCCCGGGTCGACTGCCCCGACGTGGCCAGCCAGCTGCCCGAAGAGATCCCCGAGCCCGTCCAGGCCAAGGTCGAAACCGAACTGGGCAACCTCGACGGCCAGCTCGACGCGGCCGAGCAGAAGGTGCAGGGCGGCGAGGATCCGGCCGCGGTGCTCGAGCCCCTGAAGGAAGAGCGCGCGGCGGCCATCGACCGGATGGCGAACGCGATCGACGCCGAAGCCGACAAGCCGCAGAACCTGGACGAGCTGGCGCCGTGCGCGGTGAAGGACCAGAACAACGCCGGTGTGGCCAACGGTGACGAGAACAGCGACAACGCCCAGGCCGAGGGCACCGAGCAGGAAGCTCAGCAGCCGCAGCCGGAGGAGAACGACAACAACGAGCTCGAGGGCAACGAGGGCGAGATCCAGCGGCCGGAGACGGTCGACCTGACCTTCCGCGGCAGCCCCGTCGGCAAGGTCACCGCGATGCCCCGGTTCCTGCGGATCCTCTACGGTGACGCGAAGGTGGGCACGAACGGGCCGAAGAACGCGCGCGATTCGTGGACCTGCAGCGGTTTCGAGGACCGGGTGCTGATGAACAAGTACCCGATCTGCCCCGAGGGCAGCAAGGTAATGCGGCTGCACGACTTCCCGAGCTGCTGGGACGGCCGCAACATCGACTCGGCCAACCACCGCGACCACATCGTGTTCCCCGACCAGAACGGGCGGTGTGCCCGCGGGTTCCGCGCGGTGCCGCAGCTGCGGATCACCCTGACCTACGACGTCCCGCGGGCGGTCCAGCTCGCCGGTCAGTACGCGGTCGACTCCTTCCCGGAGGAGGAGCACAACCCGCTCAGCGACCACGACGACTTCGCGAACGTGATGTCGCAGCGGATCATGTGGCGCCTGGTCAACTGCGTCAACCGCGGCAAGACCTGCCAGGAGTGA
- a CDS encoding peroxidase-related enzyme (This protein belongs to a clade of uncharacterized proteins related to peroxidases such as the alkylhydroperoxidase AhpD.) has product MSGDVSRFPVVELDGLPEDLRERVGAIAEKSGFVPNIFRALGHRPAELRAFLDYHDALMDRSDGLSKAERELVVVATSSANHCTYCVVAHGAILRIRAKDPELADRVAGNPWQVELDERGRAIVDLALALARDSAKFGEADLARARAAGLTEDEIWDVGAITALFALSNRLAHLTALSPNPEFFTMGRPAQ; this is encoded by the coding sequence ATGAGTGGAGACGTGAGCCGGTTCCCCGTGGTCGAACTCGACGGGCTGCCGGAAGACCTGCGTGAGCGCGTCGGGGCGATCGCCGAGAAGTCCGGGTTCGTGCCGAACATCTTCCGCGCGCTGGGCCACCGGCCCGCCGAGCTGCGGGCGTTCCTCGACTACCACGACGCGCTGATGGACCGCTCCGACGGGCTGAGCAAGGCCGAGCGCGAACTCGTCGTGGTGGCCACCTCGAGCGCGAACCACTGCACCTACTGCGTGGTCGCGCACGGCGCGATCCTGCGCATCCGCGCCAAGGACCCCGAGCTGGCCGATCGGGTGGCGGGCAACCCGTGGCAGGTCGAACTGGACGAGCGCGGGCGCGCGATCGTCGACCTCGCGCTCGCGCTGGCCCGTGACTCGGCGAAGTTCGGCGAGGCCGACCTGGCGCGGGCGCGCGCGGCGGGGCTCACCGAGGACGAAATCTGGGACGTCGGGGCCATCACCGCGTTGTTCGCGCTGTCCAACCGGCTGGCGCACCTGACCGCGCTGAGCCCGAACCCCGAGTTCTTCACCATGGGCCGTCCGGCCCAGTAG